The Primulina huaijiensis isolate GDHJ02 unplaced genomic scaffold, ASM1229523v2 scaffold207754, whole genome shotgun sequence region AAGTTTAGCCACTTAACGATCATTTCAGCATCTATTGTTTGTAGGCATATTACTTATCAGTACCTTTCCCATTAGAAAGGGCACCGACTTGCACGATAATGAACAGCAAGGGATTGAATGAAGTTGGAGTGATGGTTTCCGAGCTACTGGATTATCCTGTGcgagtttttgtttttgaagctGGATGTAAATTGCGTATGTTATCTGACGTCGTCGCGAGTTGTTGCTTTTACCTGCAGAATAACAACATTCCTTTCAATATACTGATTTCCAATTTTGGCCACAGGGTATTTTTGCTACCTCAGGTGATTTTTCTCACGAAATCGTTTGCAATTTTCTTGTTGTTCAGAAAGATACATATCAAACATATATATGATAAAGATACCATTCTTAAAGAAGTTGAGGCTAACTTTTGACTTTCTTAATGACCATTATTATGTGCTAAGTGTAAAAATTGAATATTCTTCTCTTCTATGAATATCCAGTGTTACGCCCAGAAGCAAGCACGTGGAGAAGTAAACCACAAACTTTTAGATACTCAAGTTAACCCAGCCGTTTGGGAAATGAGTGGGCATATTGTGCTGAAGCGGAGAAAGGATTTTGTTGAAGCATCTGAAGAATACGCTTGCAAACTACTCTCTGAGGTTTCTCTACCAGATGACCAATTTCTTGAGGCGAAGGAGCATATTATTGAGGTAACCAGCCGGCTGTCCCAAGAAGAACCTGCCTCCATACAACAGGAGAGTGACTTTGTTACTTCGTATCTTCCTCAAGATTGCCTTGTCCTGCTCTGAATTTCTTAAATTTTCTGCTTGGCTCGCTAAATTGTAGTTGTTATTCTCGTTCTTTTGTTCTTCTGCTCCCGTGTTTGATCTGTGGCTTGAGTGGCTTGTTAAAGATATTATGAACTGGGAAACGAATGCTTttcttataaatattttcttttgtctgATGCTGATTGCATTGCCGGTTGACAGACAGGCAATTAATGAAATGGTTCTGACAAAGAAGCTAGTAGAAATTAAATTcgttatttttttgtttgaaaaaagTGAATGCCCTGGCAATTCAACTGGCTCTGTTTTAAGTTGTTTGCCTTTATTCTTGTGTTTGATGGCATGCATATACCAGTCTGCTACTTGGAAGACAGATTCTCTAAATATGTGTTCTCTTGTATGCGTTTAAAATCGTTTATATTTGTTTAGAGCCCAAGTTTCGGATATTGGTGCTAGTACTCTTTGGGTTATTTGATCACAAGTCATTTTTTGAAATGAGCTGTGATAGTCGAGATTACCTGAATTTTATCGTTAGGAGGATGCCAAATTGGATGGATCTATAATATAGAAAAGTTTCTCAACTCATGAAATTCCTTTTTACAGTATTAAACATTAATCCTTAACGAAGATACGTTGTCAAAAGATCAATGAATCTTTGACAAACCCCCATCTTTATctcttaattattaatattttatggtgttggCAAGTGGCTGAATGCCACTCAAGATTCCACGTACCAAGATTCCGAAATCCAACTTTCGTAGATATTTTTATCATCTTCGGGCCATTCAGCCATTTGCCAAGTCCATCTAATAATCAATTTTGTTAGATGTTGCAAACAATCTTATAATATGtggataaaaacatttttttttttgtatcaagAATGATCTATCGTCTACGAAATATATTAACTCTGGATGATTATATCTATCGTATGTACGTACGAGGGTAGTGAATAAGGTGGATATATATGGTTTATCGAATGAAAAAGCAGAAACCCCAACGAAAGTCTGAGACTTGCAGTATCTGCgcaaatgtatatatattggtTACAATAATTTACGTGTATGCATGAAAGTTAAACAAGAAACTGAACTGTCAGTAATCACGAAGATCTTCCCATCATCCTTTTGAACTCGTCGAAGTTAACGCACCCATCACCGTCGACATCAACGGAGCCAATCATCCTCCGGCAATCCTTGAGCGAGCACTTGTCCCCTAGTCGGCCGAGCACGTCGTGCAGCTCACTCGCCGAGATCTT contains the following coding sequences:
- the LOC140966708 gene encoding GDP-L-galactose phosphorylase 1-like yields the protein MNSKGLNEVGVMVSELLDYPVRVFVFEAGCKLRMLSDVVASCCFYLQNNNIPFNILISNFGHRVFLLPQCYAQKQARGEVNHKLLDTQVNPAVWEMSGHIVLKRRKDFVEASEEYACKLLSEVSLPDDQFLEAKEHIIEVTSRLSQEEPASIQQESDFVTSYLPQDCLVLL